Genomic segment of Salvia hispanica cultivar TCC Black 2014 chromosome 2, UniMelb_Shisp_WGS_1.0, whole genome shotgun sequence:
TATTTATCGTTCATGAATAATTTAAACCTCATTTTTGTTGGTCAACTATGCCCTTGCCACGGAAAAAAATATGCATCGTCacaatatcttattaattgtattaatacatcaaatcaaatcaagtcCAGACCGATTATGATCGCGACGTTAAACCATAACAAATCCGAGGGGAAAGTTAAATCTTCAATGTGTCTGAGATAATTGGGATAACATTTGCTATGGTGAATATATTTATCGGCATTCTATGTTTTTAAGTATAAACGAAACATAAGAAGATGCTTTAAAGATAGTTTAATCGTtctatgattttattattattactattgttactattactattactatttcagGTCAACTTATTTCTTCTTGACTTATATATGTGGAATTTAATGGCATGTTACTATGTTAGACACAATTGGGCGTCTCAAATAATGGATCGATGCAACTAACGCCATATGAAAATAGTAACTTAAAACATGCaaacatttaaaatagaaCGGATTAATAAGCTAAGAAGAATTAGTTGGTTTTCATCAAACGAAGATAATAGACTAATTCatattaacataaaaatacGACGCCCAAATGATACTGATATACCTAAATCATTATTGTAACTTTTTAAATAGGGAGTACAAATGTTGTCATGATTGAAGAATTATATGCGAGTTCATTATATAGTAGAGTacttagtagtagtaattgtttATGAGATTTTGGCGGCACACGACTAAGCTACTATGCAGAGATCAAATTTGATAAGTTAATACATAGCCGACCACACCCAATATAAAAGTgcaaatagataaaaaaaaaaaattaactgaaagcatattaaaataatctattataataaaattgataaataataagtacttCAATTGACTATTAATCTATTATGGTTAAACttattgtattttcttttaatttttactttcaGAGGCGTCGGCGGCTTTCGTGGGTCTTGTAATTTcctcatttgttttttaaatgtgtaatttggttttggtgattttatagaatttactgtatatttatataatctgACCTCAATGCTGTTGTGTTCGCTGTCCatacaatttttaatatctttACGTTTCTCTCTCTTAGCGTCTTCTTTCTCCAGCCTTGCAGAGAGAGAAGCACGCAGTAACCAACTCAATATTCAGTTAATCTTTCCTCGTTAGAGAGTTATGgcattgtgttttttttgaGGGATTTTCATCGGAGTTTTTTCAACTTACGGAGACTAGATATTAGCATTTGCAGATTTCACTCTGTAACTGATTCTTTCGAAATTTTTGTGAGAGatctgattatttttttatttctgtcGGGCGATTCAGCCTCAACCCAACGCAATTAACCACCACTCTCCGCCGATCTTTCCCGAACACTCGAGATTCCCGGTTtgactttataattttttacctttttcctttttttccccATTCGAGCTCAAACTAAATCTTTGTCCCATTTTATTTGGTGATTTCCTCTCACGAATTTGCGGTAACATTCAGACGTTGTGATCGGGTGATGATGAGATTCAGaagtttgtgaattttttttatttgcgaGGGTTTTTCTTTTCCGAGTCAACCCGTGGATCAAGTCGCAGTTTGTTTTTGATCTGCtgaattccaaaaaattatcGGGATTTCAACCGTAGTTGATAGTATCTGTGATCGAAGATGATGCGGATGAGGACTAAGAATGAAACGCTACCACCCGGCGCGGAGAAAGAGTGGGAGATGAGGCCCGGCGGAATGCTGGTCCAGAAGCGTACCGACGGCGGAGAAGAGAGCCGAGTGCCGCCGCCGCCCACCATTCGAGTCCGCGTCAAATACGGTTCACTTTATCATGAAATCCGCATCAGCTCGCAATCAACCTTCGGTAATTTCCTCAGCGTGATTTGCTTTTATATGTTTcgtttcaaaaaatttcattctgTTTATGTTACTGAATTTAGGGGAACTGAAGAAGATGCTGTCGGCGCCGACGGGGCTGCACCACCAGGATCAGAAGCTGTTTTACAAGGATAAAGAGAGGAATTCGACTGCGTATCTAGACAGTGCCGGAGTGAAAGACAAGTCTAAATTGGTGTTGGAAGAGGACGCCATTAGCAAGGAGAAACGCTTCCTAGAAATGAGGAAGAATGCTAAAATGGAGAAGGCTGCAAAAACGCTGTCAGATATCAGCTTGGAGGTTGATAGGCTCGCTTCGCAGGTAATTGCAAGCTTCATTCTGTTATTAGTATGAACTATTTATGAAAACTCgtcgtaatttgggattggcGCAGGTATCTTCTCTTGAAACTGTGATTTCTAAAGGCGGGAAAGTGGTGGATAAGGATTTAGTGAACCTCATTGAGCTCTTGATGAATCAATTGCTCAAATTGGATGGCGTCGTTGCTGACGGCGATGTCAAATCACAGAGGAAAATGCAGGTAGTTTATTCGAATGTGTAGTCTTGTCTGTGTGAGGTGTGGTGTTACAAGGAAGAAGCTGAttcttgaatcttgaattttatagGTGAGAAGAATACAGAAGCATGTGGAGAAACTTGATGCGATGAAACTCAAGAACTCGATGCCTGTAAACCAAGTTTCATCGCAGAAGCACTCGAATGGTCCTGATGTGCCTTCTTCACCTGCTCAGCATCAAGCCAGGCATTCCCTGGGGGAGTCTTTGATCGACTGTGATTCACCAAAGCTGCAGGATGAACATCAACCTTCAAGGAGCTCGGGCTCAGGCACTTCTGTGGTGATCACAACACAATGGGAGACTTTTGATTCTACTTCGAATCCATTTTTAGGTGGCCCTTCGACCTCCAGTACAACAGAAAAAGGAAACATTCGTCCAGCTTTCAGTTGGAACTTGCTGTGAGTTGGTAGTAAGATCCAACGCGGATGCTGTGTCTAGTGTGGATTTGTTTGGAAGTATGTTTGGTATCGATTCTCGATTCTTTTCTGTATTTAGAGCTCTTGTCTTCCCATATGTGTTTCTCTTCATCACAAATAAATGGGGATACTTGCATC
This window contains:
- the LOC125207469 gene encoding BAG family molecular chaperone regulator 3-like, giving the protein MMRMRTKNETLPPGAEKEWEMRPGGMLVQKRTDGGEESRVPPPPTIRVRVKYGSLYHEIRISSQSTFGELKKMLSAPTGLHHQDQKLFYKDKERNSTAYLDSAGVKDKSKLVLEEDAISKEKRFLEMRKNAKMEKAAKTLSDISLEVDRLASQVSSLETVISKGGKVVDKDLVNLIELLMNQLLKLDGVVADGDVKSQRKMQVRRIQKHVEKLDAMKLKNSMPVNQVSSQKHSNGPDVPSSPAQHQARHSLGESLIDCDSPKLQDEHQPSRSSGSGTSVVITTQWETFDSTSNPFLGGPSTSSTTEKGNIRPAFSWNLL